In Ipomoea triloba cultivar NCNSP0323 chromosome 15, ASM357664v1, one genomic interval encodes:
- the LOC116006055 gene encoding BURP domain protein RD22-like, which produces MEFQLLGIFSFLSVAVVACHAALSPEAYWKSVIPNTPMPGAVKDSLSTTTEWEENKGTAVGVGKGGVIVGGNYRGKPVFVGVTPSANPFAYLYAATEDQLHDDPNVALFFKKNDLQQGNHMKLHFTKTTNAATFLPRSAAGKIPFSAVKLPQILSRFSLSPDSKEARVMKKTLKECEEPAMMGEEKLCATSLESMVDFSVSQLGKNVKAISTEGGRKREVPQKYAISGSKNMGKDGKAVVCHKQSYAYAVFYCHKTQSTEVYEVSLVGVDDGAKVKAVAVCHKDTSAWNPNHLAFQVLKVKPGTVPVCHFLPEDHVVWVN; this is translated from the exons ATGGAGTTTCAACTCCTTGGAATCTTCTCATTTCTTTCT GTGGCTGTTGTTGCATGCCATGCAGCTTTATCACCTGAGGCATATTGGAAATCTGTGATTCCAAACACCCCCATGCCAGGAGCAGTCAAAGATTCCCTGTCTACAACAACAG AGTGGGAAGAAAACAAAGGGACGGCAGTGGGCGTTGGGAAGGGCGGCGTAATCGTCGGCGGCAACTACCGCGGCAAGCCAGTCTTCGTCGGCGTCACTCCCAGCGCGAATCCCTTCGCCTACCTCTACGCCGCCACGGAGGATCAGCTCCACGACGACCCCAACGTGGCCCTTTTCTTCAAGAAGAATGACTTGCAGCAAGGCAACCACATGAAATTGCACTTCACCAAAACCACCAACGCCGCCACTTTCCTCCCACGCTCGGCCGCCGGAAAAATCCCGTTTTCCGCCGTGAAACTCCCCCAGATTCTCTCCCGTTTCTCTCTGTCCCCGGACTCGAAAGAAGCCCGGGTCATGAAGAAAACCCTCAAAGAATGCGAAGAGCCGGCAATGATGGGAGAAGAGAAGCTCTGCGCTACTTCATTGGAGTCAATGGTCGATTTCAGCGTATCTCAGCTGGGCAAAAACGTTAAG GCAATTTCAACTGAGGGCGGGAGGAAAAGGGAAGTGCCCCAGAAATACGCAATCTCAGGGTCCAAAAACATGGGAAAAGATGGCAAAGCTGTGGTGTGCCACAAGCAGAGCTATGCCTACGCAGTTTTCTACTGCCACAAGACACAAAGCACAGAGGTGTACGAGGTTTCTTTGGTTGGAGTCGACGACGGTGCAAAGGTTAAAGCTGTAGCGGTTTGCCACAAGGATACTTCTGCCTGGAACCCTAACCACTTGGCCTTTCAAGTGCTTAAGGTTAAACCTGGAACTGTCCCAGTCTGTCATTTCCTCCCAGAGGACCACGTCGTCtgggttaattaa